A single window of Flavobacterium aestivum DNA harbors:
- a CDS encoding DUF5107 domain-containing protein, which translates to MKFKSAVFLLYFASQFVVAQNNVPTIKEYKKVFTTYPFSDPDPIPKPDSKIYPYYRFDGFTDKPVQKEWKVVELENDYIKLTILPEVGGKVWSAIEKSTGKDFIYNNHVIKFRDIAMRGPWTSGGVEGNYGIIGHTPNCATAVDYTTITREDGSVSCVIGVLDLLTRTSWKLDINLPKDKAYFTTNSFWFNDTAYEQPYYTWMNTGIKAAGNLQFIYPGKNYLGHDGEYHSWPINKDNGKDLSFYNNNNFGGYKSYHVFGKYSDFFGGYWHDEDFGMARYSNHDDKPGKKIWIWGLSQQGMIWEKLLTDTDGQYVEVQSGRLFNQSAENSMYTPFKHRSFSPYQSDSWTEYWFPVKKTKGFVKANNYGSVNVKNENGWLKIYFSPLQKLNEKLVVFDNGKVVYSKDIAVKPMELFKDSIRVTVDENKLKLAIGENKLVWNSAPEDGNLNRPLEIPKDFDNNSVYGLYLQGKNYISFKDYIKAEEKLTECLKKDPNYAPALSDMASLQIRKAQYAEAVLTVSKALAINTYDPAANYYYAMANLHLGKIADAKDGFDLAASSVEYRSAAYTELSKIYFCENEPTKAIEYADKSLLNNQYNLDGLQLLAVVYRLQNNTSKVTEILNKIYAIDPLNHFVRFEKFLSDGSEASKQRFISLIQNEMPQETYLELGMWYQRLNRKEEALKVFSLAVPNAELIYWKAFLENKAVDLSQIQPGISFPFRAETANVLEKLIATNEQWQLKYHLALIEWNRNNIGKAKELFQQCGAKPMDPAFYAARAALMKDNPGLALIDLQQAVKLDKQGWRYSKLLTEHYIVQKQYDKAQAVVEPFYKVHKDNYIMGMLYAKTLLLTKKYAVADALLTQLQILPFEGATAGRQLYHEAKLMQAVTEMKNKQYKKALQFIAEAKLWPENLGAGKPYDENIDERMENWLNYLCYTSLGDKATANESLQKIIAFSPKVDNMVMNFLPANQLVAAWAIEKTSTTKKAEEWLQAQANMYTSNKIIQWCLQTYTRKQSVSLTEDEKDGEVRILEKL; encoded by the coding sequence ATGAAATTTAAATCAGCAGTATTTCTTTTATATTTTGCAAGTCAGTTTGTTGTTGCGCAGAATAATGTGCCAACAATCAAAGAGTATAAAAAAGTTTTTACAACCTATCCTTTTTCAGATCCGGATCCTATCCCAAAACCAGACTCAAAAATCTATCCGTATTATAGATTTGATGGTTTTACAGATAAGCCCGTGCAAAAGGAGTGGAAAGTGGTCGAATTAGAGAACGATTACATAAAACTAACAATATTGCCAGAGGTTGGCGGTAAGGTTTGGTCAGCTATCGAGAAATCAACAGGAAAGGATTTTATTTATAACAATCATGTGATTAAATTTCGGGATATTGCCATGCGAGGACCTTGGACCAGCGGCGGTGTCGAGGGAAATTATGGAATAATAGGTCATACGCCCAATTGTGCCACAGCGGTAGATTATACAACCATTACCAGAGAAGACGGTAGTGTGAGTTGTGTGATTGGAGTATTGGATTTACTTACCAGAACATCTTGGAAATTAGATATCAATTTGCCAAAGGACAAGGCTTATTTTACTACCAATTCCTTTTGGTTTAATGACACTGCGTACGAACAACCGTATTATACTTGGATGAATACAGGGATTAAAGCAGCAGGAAATTTACAATTTATTTATCCAGGCAAGAACTATCTAGGTCACGATGGAGAGTATCATTCATGGCCGATCAACAAGGATAACGGAAAAGATCTTTCCTTTTACAACAATAATAATTTTGGAGGTTATAAATCATACCATGTATTTGGTAAGTACAGCGATTTTTTTGGAGGATACTGGCATGATGAAGATTTCGGAATGGCTAGATACAGCAATCATGACGATAAACCCGGAAAGAAAATATGGATATGGGGTCTGTCTCAACAAGGGATGATTTGGGAAAAATTACTAACGGATACAGACGGACAATACGTTGAGGTGCAAAGCGGAAGATTGTTCAATCAATCTGCAGAAAACAGTATGTACACACCTTTTAAACACCGTTCTTTTTCGCCTTATCAGTCGGATTCATGGACAGAATACTGGTTTCCGGTTAAAAAAACCAAAGGTTTCGTAAAAGCAAATAATTATGGTTCCGTAAATGTGAAAAACGAGAACGGCTGGCTAAAGATTTATTTTTCGCCATTGCAAAAGTTAAACGAAAAACTAGTGGTGTTTGATAACGGAAAAGTGGTGTACTCCAAGGATATTGCGGTTAAGCCAATGGAATTATTCAAAGATTCTATCCGCGTTACGGTTGATGAAAATAAATTAAAACTAGCAATCGGGGAGAATAAACTGGTTTGGAACTCGGCACCAGAAGACGGCAATCTAAACCGTCCGTTAGAAATTCCAAAAGATTTTGATAACAATTCAGTATATGGTTTATACCTGCAAGGCAAAAATTACATCAGTTTTAAGGATTATATAAAAGCAGAGGAAAAATTAACCGAATGCTTGAAGAAAGATCCCAATTATGCTCCGGCATTATCGGATATGGCCTCTCTGCAAATAAGAAAAGCCCAATATGCAGAGGCAGTTTTAACCGTGAGTAAAGCTTTGGCGATTAATACCTATGATCCGGCAGCCAATTATTATTATGCCATGGCCAACTTGCATTTAGGAAAGATAGCCGATGCAAAAGATGGATTTGATCTTGCCGCATCGAGTGTTGAATACCGCAGTGCCGCATATACGGAGTTGAGTAAAATTTACTTTTGTGAAAACGAACCAACCAAAGCCATTGAATATGCTGATAAAAGTTTGTTAAACAATCAATACAATTTGGATGGCCTGCAATTGTTGGCAGTAGTATACCGCTTGCAAAACAATACATCTAAAGTAACAGAAATATTAAATAAGATTTATGCAATTGATCCTTTGAATCACTTTGTTCGTTTTGAGAAATTTCTTTCGGATGGTTCCGAAGCCTCAAAACAACGTTTTATTTCGCTGATACAAAACGAAATGCCACAAGAAACATACCTGGAATTAGGAATGTGGTATCAGCGATTAAATCGTAAGGAGGAAGCGCTAAAAGTGTTTTCACTAGCAGTTCCCAATGCGGAGCTAATTTACTGGAAAGCATTTTTAGAAAACAAAGCAGTAGATTTAAGTCAGATTCAGCCAGGAATTAGTTTTCCATTCCGTGCCGAAACCGCTAATGTGCTAGAAAAATTGATTGCAACAAATGAGCAATGGCAATTAAAATATCATTTGGCATTGATAGAATGGAACCGTAATAATATTGGAAAAGCAAAAGAGTTGTTCCAGCAATGTGGTGCAAAACCTATGGATCCTGCTTTTTATGCAGCAAGAGCGGCACTGATGAAAGATAATCCAGGATTGGCATTGATAGATCTTCAACAAGCCGTTAAACTGGATAAACAAGGATGGCGATATTCTAAATTATTGACAGAGCATTATATCGTGCAAAAGCAATATGATAAAGCACAGGCAGTAGTAGAGCCTTTTTACAAAGTGCATAAGGATAATTACATCATGGGAATGTTATATGCAAAAACACTCTTGCTAACCAAAAAGTATGCAGTAGCAGATGCATTATTAACCCAATTGCAAATTTTGCCTTTTGAAGGAGCTACAGCCGGCAGACAATTGTACCATGAAGCCAAACTAATGCAGGCGGTAACAGAAATGAAAAACAAGCAATACAAAAAAGCATTGCAGTTTATAGCAGAAGCAAAGTTATGGCCAGAGAATTTGGGTGCCGGAAAACCGTATGATGAAAACATAGACGAAAGAATGGAGAACTGGCTGAATTATTTATGCTACACAAGTCTTGGCGATAAAGCAACAGCCAACGAGTCATTGCAAAAAATCATTGCCTTTAGCCCAAAAGTAGACAATATGGTTATGAATTTCTTACCGGCAAATCAACTGGTTGCGGCATGGGCAATAGAAAAAACATCTACCACAAAAAAGGCAGAAGAATGGTTACAGGCACAAGCAAATATGTATACATCTAACAAAATCATTCAATGGTGTTTACAGACGTATACCAGAAAACAATCAGTTAGTTTAACAGAGGATGAAAAAGACGGCGAAGTCAGAATTCTGGAAAAACTTTGA
- a CDS encoding FN3 domain-containing metallophosphoesterase family protein: MKANNTRRSFITRSIAGVTGVVAASALPLSALAENTNPEVLSINDSHAFLTKPYLQAPGINSMTIMWLTNLKCLNWVEFGETEKLGNKAQQTTNGMLNTHSKINCVSLKGLKPNTQYFYKVFSKQIVEFQPYKMTFGETISSEIYSFTTLNPDADKVSWLVLNDLHDRPESFGELMQLNKDKPYDFVFLNGDMFDYQIDETQIVNHLLDPCSIFSTEKPFLYVRGNHETRGKFSRNLYDYYYNYGNREYYSFQIGPVFTMVLDTGEDKKDTHPVYGGAVDFDKYREEQSVWLEKQMKTKAFKKAPFRVVMMHIPHFHSDDAHGTLDCRRLFGPLFEKYKIDLFIAGHTHEYGLYEPNPEHTYHFAIGGGPVTGTRTLTRIEASSKKLNLTMYKDDGTEIGQFNLDSKR, from the coding sequence ATGAAAGCTAATAATACACGTCGTTCTTTTATAACAAGATCCATTGCAGGTGTTACGGGAGTTGTGGCTGCAAGCGCATTGCCTTTGTCTGCGCTTGCAGAAAACACAAACCCGGAAGTTCTTTCAATAAATGATTCCCATGCTTTTTTGACAAAACCCTATCTACAAGCACCAGGCATAAATAGTATGACCATAATGTGGCTTACTAATCTAAAGTGTCTGAATTGGGTAGAGTTTGGCGAAACAGAAAAGTTAGGCAATAAGGCACAACAAACCACAAACGGAATGCTGAATACGCATTCTAAAATCAATTGTGTATCACTAAAAGGACTTAAGCCTAATACCCAATATTTTTATAAAGTTTTTTCGAAACAAATTGTGGAGTTTCAGCCTTATAAAATGACTTTTGGAGAAACTATAAGTAGCGAAATATATTCTTTTACAACACTGAATCCCGATGCTGATAAAGTTAGTTGGTTGGTATTAAATGATCTTCATGACCGCCCGGAATCATTTGGAGAATTAATGCAACTAAATAAGGATAAACCGTATGATTTTGTTTTCTTAAATGGAGATATGTTCGATTATCAAATAGATGAAACCCAGATTGTCAATCATTTGCTGGATCCTTGTAGCATATTTTCAACAGAGAAGCCTTTTTTATATGTACGAGGTAATCATGAAACCAGAGGAAAATTCTCGAGAAACCTTTATGATTACTACTATAATTATGGCAATAGAGAGTATTACTCTTTTCAAATAGGGCCTGTGTTTACAATGGTTTTAGACACAGGAGAGGATAAAAAAGACACACATCCAGTGTATGGAGGAGCAGTCGATTTTGATAAGTACAGAGAAGAGCAATCAGTCTGGCTAGAGAAACAAATGAAAACGAAAGCGTTCAAAAAAGCACCTTTCCGAGTAGTTATGATGCATATTCCGCATTTTCATTCAGATGATGCGCATGGTACCTTAGATTGCCGAAGACTTTTTGGACCATTATTCGAAAAGTATAAAATAGATTTATTTATAGCAGGGCATACCCATGAATACGGATTGTATGAGCCTAATCCAGAACATACCTATCATTTTGCCATTGGTGGAGGACCTGTTACCGGAACAAGGACATTAACGCGAATAGAAGCCAGCTCAAAAAAATTGAATTTAACAATGTATAAAGATGATGGTACCGAAATAGGACAGTTTAATCTAGATTCCAAGAGATAG
- a CDS encoding nucleotidyltransferase family protein yields the protein MKPTLVVLAAGLGTRYGGLKQLDTIGPNGEIIMDYSISDALLAGFGKIVLIVQEDMISILTERYITDQNLDVEFVVQTKELTLEGLTYKNVRPWGTAHAVWCAKDIVKNNFLLINADDFYGRSSFKLAYDHLSTSNDPCAIVYPILKTLSDNGTVNRAEIQMKDGYLVDSIEREKIRIENGIVVYPNANSVMQEISKEAFVSMNMFGFTTQIFDFIDTDIHKFVANWLEDNSIEYQLPNVVGDMIKNNIIKVEVLKTNEEWIGITYKTDKDLAEVKLQKLHDQGTYKNEVWKN from the coding sequence ATGAAGCCAACACTAGTAGTATTAGCCGCGGGTTTAGGAACTCGATATGGGGGATTGAAACAGTTAGATACCATAGGACCCAATGGTGAAATTATAATGGATTATTCCATTTCGGATGCCTTACTAGCAGGATTTGGTAAAATAGTATTGATCGTACAGGAAGATATGATTTCAATTTTGACAGAAAGATACATTACGGATCAAAACTTAGATGTCGAATTTGTAGTTCAAACTAAGGAGTTAACACTAGAGGGATTAACGTATAAAAATGTAAGGCCTTGGGGAACAGCACATGCCGTTTGGTGTGCGAAGGATATAGTCAAAAACAATTTCTTATTGATAAATGCCGATGATTTTTATGGTCGAAGCTCTTTCAAATTGGCATACGATCATTTATCAACCTCTAATGATCCTTGCGCAATAGTGTATCCAATTCTGAAAACATTATCGGATAACGGAACAGTAAATAGAGCCGAAATCCAAATGAAAGATGGCTACTTGGTAGATTCTATCGAAAGAGAAAAAATTAGGATTGAAAATGGCATAGTTGTTTATCCGAATGCCAATTCAGTTATGCAGGAGATTAGCAAAGAGGCATTTGTATCGATGAACATGTTTGGGTTTACCACACAAATTTTTGATTTCATAGATACGGATATTCACAAATTTGTTGCGAACTGGTTAGAAGATAATAGTATAGAATATCAATTGCCGAATGTAGTTGGTGATATGATCAAAAACAATATCATTAAGGTTGAGGTTTTAAAAACGAATGAAGAATGGATAGGGATTACCTATAAAACCGATAAAGATTTGGCCGAAGTAAAACTTCAAAAATTACACGATCAAGGGACTTATAAAAATGAAGTATGGAAGAATTAA
- a CDS encoding M1 family metallopeptidase — translation MNKLFLKCTVFSFMALVSVKMEAQNADKNTDELAVYRVTSLKVNDLVNTKLDVSFDYGKRYLYGKAWLTLKPHFYETDVLTLDAKGMDIKEIAIMVGKEKTPLKYTYDSEQLSITLNRKYKRTEKYTIYIDYTAKPDELKAKGSAAITNAKGLYFINPDGKEDKPIEIWTQGETEASSAWFPTIDKPNQKTTSEISMTVAAKYVTLSNGKLVAQKDNKNGTRTDTWKMDVPHSPYLFMMAVGDFKIYKDSYNGKEVSYYLEPKYAPYAKQIFGKTPDMMNFFSKMLGVEYPWVKYAQIVARDYVSGAMENTSATLHGEYVQNTERELLDDNGESTIAHELFHQWFGDYVTAESWSNLTMNESFATFGEVLWHGHDAGQDAEDRSRYEKLQSYLRSSKNGMSPVLARFHYNDKEDMFDNISYSKGSIILYALKNQMGDEAFFKSLNRYLTTNAYNSGETHQLRLAMEDVTGKDWSPYFNQWYYQGGSPILEIQYGYANGKATIVVKQTQDSSVQLFSLPLKVDFYVNGNKIRKDILIEKREQNFSFDVPAKPDFVDMDADKILVGQIIDNKKAEDYLYQYKNAPSYHNRIEAIKFAAKDRSNTAQLILLAGLGDQQDDLRTLSIKGLDLNDNLIKEAALKSLLSIAKNDKNTTVRAAAIMKLAATGDASYKGLMDESVKDQSYRVIAAGISGLLKLAPDEGNKALAALDEDTKNHVTVLIKKLNNQK, via the coding sequence ATGAATAAGCTTTTTTTAAAATGTACAGTTTTTAGCTTCATGGCACTGGTATCAGTAAAAATGGAAGCACAGAATGCTGATAAAAACACCGATGAGTTAGCGGTTTATAGAGTTACTTCGCTAAAGGTTAACGATCTCGTAAATACAAAACTTGATGTATCGTTTGATTACGGCAAGAGATATTTGTACGGAAAAGCATGGCTTACCTTAAAACCTCATTTTTACGAGACAGATGTACTTACTTTGGATGCCAAAGGGATGGATATTAAAGAAATAGCCATCATGGTAGGAAAGGAAAAAACTCCTTTAAAATATACTTACGACTCAGAACAACTTTCCATTACTTTAAACAGAAAGTATAAAAGAACGGAGAAATACACTATTTACATTGATTATACAGCAAAACCAGATGAGTTAAAAGCAAAAGGAAGTGCAGCAATTACTAATGCAAAAGGATTGTATTTTATAAACCCAGACGGAAAAGAAGATAAACCTATTGAAATTTGGACACAAGGTGAGACAGAAGCATCATCAGCTTGGTTTCCTACTATAGATAAGCCAAATCAAAAAACGACATCTGAGATTTCGATGACAGTAGCTGCTAAATACGTAACCTTATCAAACGGGAAATTAGTCGCTCAAAAAGACAACAAAAACGGAACCCGTACAGATACCTGGAAAATGGATGTGCCACATTCTCCTTACTTGTTTATGATGGCGGTAGGTGATTTTAAAATCTATAAAGATTCGTATAACGGTAAAGAAGTTAGTTACTATTTAGAGCCTAAGTACGCGCCGTATGCCAAACAAATTTTTGGTAAAACACCAGATATGATGAATTTCTTCAGCAAAATGTTAGGGGTTGAATATCCGTGGGTAAAATACGCCCAGATTGTAGCTAGAGATTATGTTTCTGGAGCAATGGAAAATACATCGGCTACTTTGCATGGAGAGTATGTGCAAAATACAGAAAGAGAATTACTGGATGATAATGGAGAAAGCACTATTGCACATGAACTTTTTCACCAATGGTTTGGAGATTATGTAACAGCAGAGTCTTGGTCTAATTTAACAATGAATGAATCATTTGCAACTTTTGGAGAAGTGCTTTGGCACGGGCATGATGCCGGACAAGATGCAGAAGACAGATCGCGTTATGAAAAATTACAAAGCTATTTGCGTTCCAGCAAAAACGGAATGAGTCCGGTTTTGGCACGTTTTCATTACAATGATAAAGAAGATATGTTTGACAATATCAGTTACTCAAAAGGGTCTATAATCCTGTATGCATTAAAAAATCAAATGGGGGATGAAGCATTCTTTAAATCATTAAATCGTTATCTGACAACAAATGCCTATAATTCTGGAGAAACACACCAGTTGCGTTTGGCAATGGAGGATGTAACAGGAAAAGATTGGAGCCCATATTTTAACCAATGGTACTATCAAGGAGGTAGTCCAATTTTAGAAATTCAATATGGTTATGCTAATGGGAAAGCTACTATTGTGGTAAAACAAACACAAGACAGTTCAGTACAATTGTTTAGTTTGCCACTAAAAGTTGATTTTTATGTAAACGGAAATAAAATAAGAAAGGATATTTTAATAGAAAAGCGTGAGCAAAATTTCAGTTTTGATGTGCCAGCCAAACCTGATTTTGTAGACATGGATGCTGATAAGATTCTGGTAGGTCAGATTATAGACAACAAGAAAGCCGAAGATTATCTTTATCAGTACAAAAATGCACCATCATACCACAACAGAATCGAAGCTATCAAATTTGCAGCAAAAGATAGAAGCAATACGGCTCAACTTATCTTATTGGCCGGTTTAGGAGATCAACAAGATGATCTAAGAACACTTAGTATAAAAGGATTGGATTTAAATGATAATCTAATAAAAGAAGCCGCACTGAAAAGTCTACTTAGCATAGCCAAAAACGACAAAAATACAACCGTTAGAGCTGCAGCAATTATGAAACTTGCAGCTACTGGTGATGCTAGTTATAAAGGATTAATGGATGAAAGTGTAAAAGATCAGTCATATAGGGTGATTGCTGCCGGTATATCTGGCTTACTAAAATTAGCACCAGATGAAGGAAACAAAGCATTAGCAGCATTAGATGAAGACACAAAAAATCATGTAACAGTGCTGATAAAAAAATTGAACAATCAAAAATAG
- a CDS encoding glycoside hydrolase domain-containing protein codes for MQNNLKPRFFISSLFALCLFITTGALQAQELKYTDGNDSWNPDLLGNHRAIVQFTGSGTVAKTTIDWRRRDENPEQKRIIVQDAKTGKDILNVKSENINRESGTVLFEPVSGKGTYYVYYLPYIDEGKANYPKGVYVKPENTADAAWLSKVKADLKPNCSVSEIQSINAFNSFYPMEVIATATETQNIIAQNKGKAFLVFPEDRTNSIRMQKDLPKRWIDKGVQNTFTDTALRGEYLAFQLGVYALQDLNNLKVTFSDLKSKDGKTIAAKSISCINTDGTKYDGTVFSNTVNVSKGRIQAMWCGIDVPESTVAGDYFGEFLVSSGGAAQTVTLHLVVKEEVTHNGGIDQPEKMTRLKWLNSTMAQENTVIAPYTPLEVKEAEVSLLGRKVLLNKNGLPAQIQTFFTPEMTSIGTKANDILTAPAQFHLVDNTGKEINNWKNTSFKFTKKEAGTVSWESTNTDTAVEMQVNGTLEFDGFLSYTVKITALEDVTFNDINFQMPLQPTSAKYLMGLGQKGGERPESIKWKWDVANKNQDGAWIGNVNSGLQFSLRDEKYSRPLNTNFYLQKPLLLPASWGNGNKGGIDIVPSGKSVLVNAYSGSRSMKKGDVLYYNFNLLITPFHAINTDFQWDSKFYHKYDNLDTIAKTGATIVNIHHATPINPYINYPFIEHEKMKNYIDEAHGKGLKVKIYNTIRELSNKAYETFALRSLGHEIYSPGKGGGFNWLQEHVGDDYIAAWFVPGIKDAAIVNSGMNRWHNYYVEGMNWLVQNVGIDGVYLDDVAFDRVTMKRVKRVLTQNGHPGIIDLHSANQYNKSDGFNNSANLYMEHFPYLNKLWFGEYFDYEKNQPDFFLTEVSGIPFGLMGEMLQDGGNAWRGMIYGMTNRMPWSDNADPRPIWKVWNDFGIKGSEMVGYWSENCPVKTTNTKVLATVYKKKGSALISIASWADNDVKVKLNIDWKKLGIDPAKATITIPEIKNFQSVQQFSINAELPVAKAKGLLLIVKQ; via the coding sequence ATGCAAAACAACTTAAAACCGAGATTTTTTATAAGTAGCTTATTCGCACTTTGTCTTTTTATAACAACAGGCGCTTTACAGGCACAAGAATTAAAGTACACGGATGGAAACGACAGTTGGAATCCTGATTTACTCGGAAATCATCGAGCGATAGTACAGTTTACAGGTAGCGGAACGGTTGCCAAAACAACAATTGATTGGAGAAGGAGAGACGAAAATCCAGAACAAAAACGCATCATTGTGCAAGATGCAAAAACAGGAAAAGACATTCTAAATGTTAAGTCTGAAAATATAAACAGAGAATCCGGAACAGTACTTTTTGAACCGGTTTCCGGTAAAGGAACTTACTATGTTTATTATCTACCATACATAGATGAAGGTAAGGCAAATTACCCAAAAGGAGTTTATGTAAAACCGGAGAATACTGCTGATGCGGCATGGTTGTCAAAAGTAAAAGCCGATTTAAAACCAAATTGTAGCGTTTCGGAAATTCAAAGTATCAATGCTTTCAATAGTTTTTATCCTATGGAAGTGATTGCAACGGCTACCGAAACCCAAAATATAATTGCACAGAACAAAGGAAAAGCATTCTTGGTTTTCCCGGAAGACAGAACGAACTCTATCCGAATGCAAAAAGATTTACCAAAGCGTTGGATCGATAAGGGAGTTCAAAACACTTTTACAGATACTGCATTAAGAGGAGAATATTTGGCATTTCAGTTGGGAGTTTATGCTTTGCAAGATTTAAACAACCTGAAAGTTACATTTTCGGATTTAAAAAGTAAAGACGGAAAAACAATTGCAGCAAAAAGTATAAGCTGTATCAATACAGACGGAACAAAATATGATGGAACTGTTTTTTCGAATACTGTAAATGTTTCAAAAGGTAGAATCCAAGCTATGTGGTGCGGAATTGATGTTCCGGAAAGTACTGTCGCTGGAGATTATTTTGGTGAGTTTTTGGTGAGTTCGGGAGGTGCTGCCCAAACGGTTACCCTTCATTTAGTGGTTAAAGAGGAAGTAACTCATAACGGTGGCATCGACCAACCCGAAAAAATGACCCGATTAAAATGGTTGAATTCTACAATGGCACAAGAAAACACGGTAATTGCACCATATACTCCATTAGAAGTAAAAGAAGCAGAGGTTTCATTATTAGGAAGAAAAGTGCTTTTGAACAAGAACGGACTACCGGCTCAAATTCAGACTTTTTTCACACCCGAAATGACTTCAATTGGTACCAAAGCCAATGATATATTAACAGCTCCAGCACAATTTCATTTAGTAGACAACACAGGAAAAGAAATTAATAATTGGAAAAACACCAGTTTTAAATTTACCAAAAAAGAAGCAGGAACAGTATCTTGGGAAAGTACCAATACGGATACTGCTGTAGAAATGCAGGTAAACGGAACCCTAGAATTTGATGGGTTTTTATCATACACTGTAAAAATTACGGCTCTTGAGGATGTTACTTTCAATGACATTAATTTTCAAATGCCATTGCAGCCTACATCGGCTAAATATCTGATGGGATTAGGTCAAAAAGGAGGAGAACGCCCAGAATCGATTAAATGGAAATGGGATGTGGCCAATAAAAATCAGGATGGAGCATGGATCGGGAACGTGAATTCAGGATTGCAATTTTCATTAAGAGATGAAAAATACAGCCGTCCTTTGAATACTAATTTCTATTTACAAAAACCATTGCTTTTGCCAGCATCTTGGGGCAACGGAAACAAAGGGGGAATTGACATTGTACCTAGCGGAAAATCAGTTTTGGTTAATGCATACAGCGGAAGCCGAAGCATGAAAAAAGGAGATGTTTTGTACTATAATTTCAATTTGTTGATTACACCTTTTCATGCAATCAATACCGATTTCCAATGGGACAGCAAATTCTATCACAAGTATGATAATTTAGATACCATTGCAAAAACAGGAGCAACAATCGTGAATATACACCATGCTACTCCTATCAATCCATATATCAACTATCCTTTTATCGAGCATGAAAAGATGAAAAATTATATAGATGAGGCACATGGCAAAGGACTAAAAGTAAAAATTTACAATACGATCAGAGAGCTTTCAAACAAAGCATATGAAACATTTGCTTTAAGAAGTTTGGGACATGAAATTTATTCTCCAGGAAAAGGTGGAGGCTTCAATTGGTTACAGGAACATGTAGGCGATGATTATATAGCAGCATGGTTTGTACCTGGGATAAAAGATGCAGCAATAGTAAATAGCGGAATGAACCGTTGGCATAATTATTACGTAGAAGGAATGAATTGGTTGGTTCAAAACGTAGGTATAGATGGAGTTTACCTTGATGACGTTGCTTTTGATAGAGTAACTATGAAGCGAGTAAAAAGAGTATTGACTCAAAACGGACATCCTGGAATAATTGATTTGCATAGTGCCAACCAGTATAACAAAAGTGATGGGTTTAATAACAGTGCCAATTTATACATGGAGCATTTTCCATATCTAAATAAACTATGGTTTGGAGAATATTTTGATTATGAAAAAAATCAACCGGACTTTTTCTTGACCGAAGTAAGCGGAATCCCTTTCGGGCTTATGGGCGAAATGTTGCAAGATGGCGGAAACGCTTGGCGAGGTATGATTTACGGCATGACGAACAGAATGCCTTGGAGTGATAATGCAGACCCGAGACCAATCTGGAAAGTATGGAATGACTTTGGCATAAAAGGATCAGAAATGGTTGGATACTGGAGCGAAAATTGTCCAGTGAAAACAACTAATACCAAAGTATTGGCAACGGTTTATAAAAAGAAAGGTTCTGCATTAATTTCTATTGCAAGTTGGGCAGATAATGATGTAAAAGTAAAATTGAATATAGACTGGAAAAAATTAGGTATTGATCCTGCTAAGGCTACAATAACAATTCCAGAAATAAAGAATTTTCAATCGGTACAACAATTTTCAATTAATGCAGAATTACCGGTTGCAAAAGCAAAAGGACTGTTGTTGATTGTTAAGCAATAA